In Papaver somniferum cultivar HN1 unplaced genomic scaffold, ASM357369v1 unplaced-scaffold_135, whole genome shotgun sequence, one DNA window encodes the following:
- the LOC113334099 gene encoding uncharacterized protein LOC113334099, whose translation MSNNDWFLQISSAKLLHLNFTASDHCHVFLITDSIPKHLWRPFKFFRTWIGQNSFKDKLEQSWNLDVLGSPAYKLKQKQHSARLSLSQWNRLEFWNIQRNIYNLQNALESAQNENYSESQHARVKSITSDLENWYKIQSEFYKEKSRDKTGPDKDNNTKYFHTMVNKRRHTNNISVLCDNDGNWLRDREDINNLLTSHFRTVASTSNPVLSEENFDVIACVLSDVDNALFHAVSDDIEIENVVRNMPAWSSPGPDGFQAGFYQTQWSLVGKDVINVVKRFFESGHMPRCLNKTYISLIPKCKSPKNPSEFRPIRLCNASYKIVSKILANKIRPLLKKLISSYQDAFVPGRAIHDNIIIAHELIHTMKHKECISGTMDIKLDISKAFDRLECNNLSPNDCSALASALNMSLVTDFEKYLGAPLLLGHSKRNFWWGHKTGKGIKFIGWDNINLPKDQGGLGFRYLEKFNIALICKLVWKIVTEHDEFWVNILSAKYFKDYSILHLQKLNENYSWIWRGLDHPPRPFEGLVNTISYTTISELFIADDASKIIDMNIPLIGFDVLIWLPDRKGQFSVKSVYNVLTDRTNLPVSNQHVPNQVWRSLWKVALPHKVKLFVWKCMKDIIPTKDKLSRYKPEIEVHCSLYNCPVETSEHLFLDCPYARSIWLADNINVGINIAFGSGIDRQDINRLLMVASWTIWKDRCSKDVKWIPPDYEFLKCNIDASFKNETLQGGLGLIIRDFAGTSIAVQGIHINEGMRVGIEVEELKCKAMKEVVALEIKLKMKKVIFESDSEVLVKSINGPGYFVHWLNQSFILDIKFMLSFIESWRCISVRRDANSVADKIAKRARVMGVCFNFKTDLPLEIQEWIDQDKPVFD comes from the exons ATGAGTAATAATGATTGGTTTTTACAAATTTCCTCTGCTAAGCTTTTACATTTGAATTTCACTGCTTCTGATCATTGTCATGTTTTTCTTATTACTGATTCTATTCCTAAACATTTATGGAGGCCTTTTAAGTTTTTTAGGACTTGGATAGGACAAAATAGCTTTAAGGATAAACTTGAACAGTCATGGAATTTAGATGTTCTAGGTAGTCCTGCCTACAAGTTGAAACAAAAACAGCACAGTGCTAGACTATCCTTATCACAATGGAATAGATTGGAATTTTGGAACATACAAAGGAATATATATAACTTGCAAAATGCCTTAGAATCAGCTCAAAATGAGAATTATTCTGAGAGTCAGCATGCTAGAGTTAAGTCTATCACTAGTGATCTTGAAAACTGGTATAAAATACAATCTGAATTCTACAAAGAAAAATCTAGAGATAAAACTGGGCCTGACAAGGATAACAATACCAAATACTTTCATACTATGGTGAACAAGAGAAGGCATACTAATAATATATCTGTTCTTTGTGATAATGATGGTAATTGGCTTAGAGACAGGGAGGATATTAATAATCTTCTTACTAGTCATTTTAGAACCGTTGCTAGTACTTCAAATCCTGTTTTGTCTGAGGAAAATTTTGATGTTATCGCCTGTGTTCTTAGTGATGTTGATAATGCTTTATTCCATGCTGTGTCTGATGATATTGAAATTGAGAATGTTGTTAGGAATATGCCTGCTTGGAGTTCACCTGGTCCTGATGGCTTTCAAGCAGGTTTTTATCAGACTCAGTGGTCTCTTGTTGGTAAGGATGTTATTAATGTTGTTAAAAGATTTTTTGAAAGTGGTCATATGCCTAGGTGCCTTAATAAGACATATATATCTCTTATTCCTAAGTGTAAAAGCCCTAAAAATCCTTCTGAATTTAGGCCTATTCGTCTCTGCAATGCTTCTTATAAAATAGTGTCTAAAATTCTTGCTAATAAAATTAGGCCTTTGCTTAAGAAGTTAATTTCTTCTTATCAGGATGCCTTTGTTCCAGGTAGAGCTATTCATGACAATATCATTATTGCTCATGAATTAATTCATACTATGAAACACAAGGAATGTATAAGTGGAACTATGGAtattaaacttgatatttctaaagcctttgataggcttgAATG TAATAATCTCAGTCCTAATGATTGTAGTGCTTTAGCTAGTGCCCTTAATATGTCTTTGGTAACAGACTTTGAAAAGTATCTAGGTGCTCCTCTGTTACTTGGTCATTCTAAG AGGAACTTCTGGTGGGGTCATAAAACAGGTAAAGGCATTAAGTTTATAGGATGGGATAATATTAACTTGCCTAAAGATCAGGGGGGACTTGGCTTTAGATACCTTGAGAAATTTAACATTGCCCTTATTTGTAAGTTGGTTTGGAAAATTGTTACTGAGCATGATGAGTTTTGGGTTAACATTCTAAGTGCTAAATATTTTAAGGACTATAGCATTTTACACTTGCAGAAACTTAATGAAAACTACTCTTGGATTTGGAGAG GCTTAGATCACCCTCCTAGACCTTTTGAAGGTCTAGTTAATACTATCTCTTATACTACTATCTCTGAGTTGTTCATTGCAG ATGATGCAAGTAAAATTATTGATATGAATATTCCTCTTATTGGTTTTGATGTGCTTATTTGGTTGCCTGATAGAAAGGGGCAGTTTTCAGTAAAGAGTGTTTACAATGTTCTTACTGACAGAACTAATCTACCTGTAAGTAATCAACATGTTCCCAATCAGGTATGGAGATCTCTGTGGAAAGTAGCATTACCACATAAAGTGAAACTTTTTGTTTGGAAATGTATGAAAGATATTATTCCTACTAAAGATAAATTGTCTAGATACAAACCAGAGATTGAGGTGCATTGTAGTCTGTATAATTGTCCTGTTGAAACTAGTGAGCATTTGTTTTTGGATTGTCCTTATGCTAGATCAATTTGGCTTGCAGATAATATTAATGTGG GTATCAATATAGCTTTTGGTTCTGGTATTGATAGGCAGGATATAAACCGCTTGCTTATGGTTGCATCTTGGACTATATGGAAGGACAGATGTTCTAAA GATGTTAAATGGATCCCTCCAGACTATGAATTTTTGAAATGCAACATTGATGCTTCATTTAAAAATGAAACATTGCAAGGTGGTCTGGGACTAATAATCAGGGATTTTGCAGGTACCAGCATTGCAGTCCAAGGTATCCACATTAATGAAGGAATGAGGGTTGGCATTGAAGTGGAAGAACTGAAGTGTAAAGCTATGAAGGAAGTTGTTGCACTGGAAATtaaactgaagatgaagaaggttATTTTTGAATCTGATAGTGAGGTTCTAGTTAAATCAATAAATGGACCTGGTTACTTTGTTCATTGGTTGAACCAATCTTTTATTTTAGACATTAAGTTTATGTTAAGTTTTATTGAGAGTTGGAGATGCATTTCAGTTAGAAGGGATGCAAATAGTGTGGCTGATAAAATTGCAAAGAGAGCTAGAGTTATGGGAGTCTGTTTTAATTTTAAAACTGATCTTCCTCTTGAAATTCAAGAATGGATTGATCAAGATAAACCTGTATTTGATTAA